From the Bdellovibrio reynosensis genome, one window contains:
- a CDS encoding heavy metal translocating P-type ATPase — translation MQELTLTNCNYCGIPTQNADRYCCQACELLAEHLKALPVIEAAKNPFTHLDSEDFKTIYFQGAKKDFDYVFYAEGLHCSSCVHLLEKLPVFYPGVSSARVNFGKSTVSIKVHDGASLAQIAYVIQELGYKPSLLGPGDDPQEKFTSENRTFLKHIGVAGFCAGNTMLFVVPVYAGLAGSWATVFNWISFFLFLPILLYSALPFYRGAWNSLKYKVVNVDLPIAIAMLSGFFMSTYNLVKGHGEIYFDSTASFLFFILCARYLLKRVQQNYLSSSSVKGFFKNEKYVVADGLEYSLIPWSKIQRGQVLKITRDQILPSDCELISGQAHLDMSLFNGESLPRHYSQGMELFAGTRVLNDSIFVKVATPFTESRLGKLLNQLDQDNLKKSDFVALTDRLAQKLIITVFGIAALFFVVYFHIDATAAFNRALALIVLACPCALAFGSPLTFGLALKKGLKQGMLLKDSAVLEKLLKVKNIYFDKTGTLTEGNLALAYSAPVVISEDLQKIILSLEAISYHPIAFALRKVWQHKDLHPVTDAKEVLGSGVSGIINGDKYEIKHLSESLHEAETAIEVFKNHESVARLYFSDDLRNDSASAVQHLRAQGFNVFVLSGDKKARVQKVAELCGIAKENVHAELFPEEKKEILLQRADTCMIGDGANDSLCLQAADVGIAMKGSVDLSLQSADVYFTRGGLSPLFDLLKLSVRTRQVLIRNLTISLVYNSVGGTLALTGFINPMVAAILMPLSSLAIILSTLWGLK, via the coding sequence ATGCAAGAACTGACACTAACAAATTGCAATTACTGCGGGATACCAACCCAGAATGCGGATCGTTATTGCTGCCAGGCTTGCGAGTTATTAGCGGAACATTTAAAGGCTCTTCCGGTCATTGAAGCTGCTAAAAATCCTTTCACTCATTTAGACAGCGAAGATTTTAAGACGATCTATTTTCAAGGTGCAAAAAAAGATTTTGATTATGTGTTTTATGCTGAAGGATTGCACTGTTCTTCATGCGTGCATCTTTTAGAAAAACTTCCCGTTTTTTATCCGGGGGTTTCTTCAGCGCGGGTGAACTTTGGCAAATCCACTGTTTCTATCAAAGTACATGACGGTGCTTCCTTAGCGCAAATCGCTTATGTGATCCAAGAACTAGGATATAAACCAAGTTTGCTAGGTCCTGGCGATGACCCCCAAGAAAAATTCACATCGGAAAACCGCACTTTCTTAAAGCATATTGGTGTTGCTGGCTTCTGCGCTGGGAACACGATGCTTTTTGTGGTTCCTGTTTACGCAGGGCTTGCGGGCTCATGGGCGACAGTATTTAACTGGATTAGTTTCTTTTTATTTTTACCGATTTTACTTTATAGCGCCTTGCCGTTTTACCGCGGCGCCTGGAATTCACTGAAATATAAAGTGGTGAATGTGGACCTGCCAATTGCGATTGCGATGCTATCGGGCTTCTTTATGTCCACTTATAATTTAGTTAAAGGTCACGGCGAAATATACTTTGATAGCACTGCAAGCTTTTTATTCTTCATCCTTTGCGCCCGCTATCTACTAAAAAGAGTCCAGCAAAATTACCTTTCTAGCTCTAGCGTAAAAGGCTTTTTTAAAAATGAAAAATACGTCGTGGCTGATGGCCTTGAATATTCTTTAATCCCTTGGTCTAAAATTCAACGTGGACAAGTTTTAAAAATCACTCGTGATCAGATCTTACCAAGTGACTGTGAATTGATTTCTGGCCAGGCCCACCTTGATATGTCGCTATTTAATGGTGAGTCACTACCTCGCCATTATTCACAGGGCATGGAACTTTTTGCAGGCACTAGGGTTTTAAATGATTCCATCTTTGTGAAAGTGGCAACTCCATTTACTGAAAGCCGCTTAGGAAAACTTTTAAATCAACTAGATCAAGATAATTTAAAAAAATCTGACTTTGTGGCGCTGACAGACCGTTTAGCACAAAAGCTGATAATCACAGTATTTGGAATTGCGGCACTGTTCTTTGTTGTCTATTTCCATATTGATGCGACAGCTGCTTTCAACCGTGCACTGGCATTGATTGTCTTGGCCTGCCCTTGTGCTTTGGCCTTTGGTTCACCGTTAACTTTTGGTTTGGCTTTAAAAAAAGGTCTTAAACAAGGTATGTTACTAAAAGACTCAGCTGTTTTAGAAAAACTTTTAAAAGTTAAAAATATCTATTTTGATAAAACTGGCACTTTAACTGAGGGAAACCTAGCCTTAGCCTACTCTGCTCCGGTGGTCATTTCTGAAGACTTGCAAAAAATCATTTTAAGTCTTGAAGCTATTTCATATCACCCCATTGCTTTTGCATTAAGAAAAGTGTGGCAACATAAAGATTTGCACCCCGTGACTGATGCTAAAGAAGTTCTTGGCAGTGGTGTCAGCGGTATCATCAATGGCGATAAGTATGAAATCAAACACTTAAGTGAAAGCCTGCACGAAGCAGAAACTGCCATTGAAGTCTTTAAAAACCACGAAAGTGTGGCGCGCCTTTATTTTAGCGACGACTTAAGAAATGATTCTGCTTCCGCGGTTCAACATTTACGCGCGCAGGGCTTCAATGTCTTCGTTCTTTCGGGAGATAAGAAAGCTCGCGTGCAAAAAGTGGCGGAACTTTGTGGCATTGCCAAAGAAAATGTTCACGCGGAACTTTTCCCAGAAGAAAAGAAAGAAATACTTTTACAAAGAGCTGACACTTGCATGATCGGCGACGGTGCGAATGATTCACTTTGCTTGCAAGCCGCAGATGTGGGTATTGCGATGAAAGGCAGTGTCGACTTAAGCCTGCAAAGTGCTGACGTTTATTTCACTCGCGGTGGCTTATCTCCTCTTTTTGACCTTTTAAAACTTTCAGTCAGAACTCGTCAGGTTTTGATCCGTAATCTGACTATTTCATTAGTTTACAACTCTGTCGGCGGAACTTTGGCGCTGACTGGATTTATCAATCCAATGGTGGCTGCGATCTTAATGCCGTTAAGTTCATTGGCCATTATTTTATCTACTTTGTGGGGGCTCAAGTGA
- a CDS encoding branched-chain amino acid aminotransferase — protein sequence MNSLEISVRRTLSPKALPSSETLGFGKYFTDHMFLASYSTKKGWYDARITPYEPLPLDPGAAVLHYGQALFEGMKAFRHEDGKCVLFRPEFNWQRMCEGAERLCMVAPPKELFIEGIKALIKVDEAWVPKEKGCSLYIRPTLIGTEGFLGVRPSDEYIFFTILSPVSSYFGGGAKPVKIWVEQDYTRACPGGLGSTKAAANYAGSLKAATEAKKKNYAQVLWLDIQREYVEEVGTMNVFFVFDNEIVTPSLEGTILGGGIRNSVIELLKSMNKPVVERKVKLQEIRDGAASGRLKEVFGTGTAAVISPVGELAAKDWNIVINNNEVGPVSKKLYDELTGIQSGQLPDSKNWLLKI from the coding sequence ATGAATTCATTAGAAATTTCCGTTCGCCGTACCTTAAGCCCAAAAGCACTTCCGTCTAGCGAAACCCTTGGGTTCGGTAAATACTTTACCGACCATATGTTCTTAGCCTCATATTCTACAAAAAAAGGTTGGTACGACGCTCGCATCACTCCTTATGAACCACTTCCATTAGATCCCGGCGCAGCAGTTCTGCATTATGGTCAGGCTCTTTTTGAGGGCATGAAGGCCTTCCGCCACGAAGATGGAAAATGCGTGCTGTTCAGACCCGAGTTTAACTGGCAACGTATGTGTGAAGGTGCTGAAAGACTTTGCATGGTTGCGCCGCCAAAAGAACTTTTCATCGAAGGTATTAAAGCTTTGATCAAAGTGGATGAGGCTTGGGTTCCGAAGGAAAAAGGATGCTCGCTTTATATTCGTCCCACTTTGATTGGCACTGAAGGCTTCCTGGGTGTTCGACCTTCTGATGAATATATTTTCTTTACTATTCTTTCCCCGGTGTCTTCGTATTTCGGTGGGGGAGCTAAGCCTGTTAAAATCTGGGTTGAGCAGGATTACACTCGCGCCTGCCCAGGCGGTTTGGGATCTACAAAAGCGGCTGCGAACTATGCAGGTAGCTTAAAAGCGGCAACCGAAGCTAAAAAGAAAAATTATGCGCAAGTATTATGGTTAGACATTCAACGTGAGTACGTTGAAGAAGTTGGAACCATGAATGTGTTCTTTGTTTTTGATAACGAAATCGTAACACCTTCTTTAGAAGGCACGATCCTGGGTGGCGGTATCCGTAACTCTGTGATTGAGCTTCTGAAGAGCATGAATAAGCCTGTGGTTGAACGTAAAGTAAAACTGCAAGAGATCCGTGACGGGGCTGCATCAGGTCGCTTGAAAGAAGTTTTCGGTACAGGAACTGCAGCTGTGATCAGTCCTGTGGGTGAGCTTGCTGCCAAGGACTGGAACATTGTTATTAATAATAACGAAGTTGGTCCGGTATCTAAAAAGCTTTATGATGAGCTGACGGGCATTCAAAGCGGTCAACTTCCAGATAGCAAAAATTGGTTATTAAAAATCTAA
- the ccoN gene encoding cytochrome-c oxidase, cbb3-type subunit I gives MYKEGLQRTASSSLLEEIFYDDEIVKKFLLATMIWAGAAFLFGLIAALQLAYWPLNGNMEWITFGRLRPLHTNAAIFAFAGNAIFAGIYHSSQRLLKTRMFSDLLSKIHFWGWQLIILSAAITLPLGYSQSKEYAELEWPIDVAIAVVWVIFGINFFGTLKKRREKHMYVAIWFYIATIITVGVLHIVNSIEIPVTLFKSYPVYAGIQDALVQWWYGHNAVAFFLTTPFLGLMYYYIPKAANRPVYSYRLSIIHFWALVFIYIWAGPHHLLYTSLPEWAQTLGMIFSVMLWAPSWGGMINGLLTLKGSWHLLRTEPLIKFFVAALTFYGMSTFEGPLLSIKSISALGHYTDWIVGHVHAGALGWNGFLSFGMIYYLVPRLWNTELYSKKLLENHFWIGLVGVILYYISMVVAGITQGLMWLAVDGQGNLVYPDFIETVVRIIPLYWVRAIGGLLFVVGFILMCWNIFKTIQLAPKKVEQKPVVVERTGYGEIYNAAHRKLEGMGLTFSVLTFLAIAVGSFIEIYPTLSLHKYVEPNSFVEPYTPLELAGRDLYIKEGCYVCHSQQIRPIASEVLRYGPASTVAESMYDRPFQWGSKRTGPDLARLGKRYPNLWHYNHMVDPRAVTPKSIMPSYPWLVDKNTDFLVLRKKLSVMEQLGVPYAQDVIANADIHAQKQAQEIAADLEANGAPKGLAKKEIVALIAYLQALGQKGKN, from the coding sequence ATGTACAAAGAAGGACTGCAAAGAACTGCATCATCTTCGCTGTTAGAGGAAATCTTTTACGACGATGAGATCGTTAAAAAGTTTTTGCTAGCGACGATGATTTGGGCAGGCGCGGCTTTCCTATTTGGTCTTATCGCTGCTTTGCAATTGGCTTACTGGCCTTTAAACGGAAACATGGAATGGATCACATTCGGCCGTTTACGTCCGCTGCATACGAATGCGGCGATCTTTGCCTTTGCGGGTAATGCGATCTTTGCTGGTATCTACCATTCTTCGCAAAGACTGCTTAAAACAAGAATGTTTTCAGACCTGCTGTCTAAGATTCATTTCTGGGGTTGGCAGTTGATCATTCTTTCAGCGGCGATCACTTTGCCACTGGGATATTCTCAATCTAAAGAATACGCGGAACTGGAATGGCCGATTGACGTGGCCATTGCTGTCGTGTGGGTGATCTTTGGTATCAACTTCTTTGGAACTTTGAAAAAACGCCGTGAAAAACACATGTATGTGGCGATTTGGTTTTACATAGCAACTATTATTACTGTGGGCGTACTTCACATAGTTAACTCCATTGAAATTCCTGTAACACTGTTTAAGTCTTACCCAGTGTATGCTGGTATCCAAGATGCCTTGGTTCAATGGTGGTACGGACATAATGCGGTGGCGTTCTTCTTAACGACTCCGTTCTTAGGTTTAATGTACTACTACATTCCTAAAGCAGCGAATCGTCCGGTGTATTCTTACCGTTTATCTATCATTCACTTCTGGGCTTTGGTGTTCATCTACATCTGGGCGGGTCCTCACCATCTTTTGTACACTTCACTTCCTGAATGGGCACAAACTTTGGGAATGATCTTTTCTGTTATGTTGTGGGCTCCATCGTGGGGTGGAATGATCAATGGTCTTTTAACTTTAAAAGGATCTTGGCATCTTCTTCGTACTGAACCGTTAATTAAGTTCTTCGTTGCTGCATTAACTTTTTATGGAATGTCGACTTTCGAAGGGCCGCTTCTTTCAATCAAATCCATCTCGGCTCTTGGTCACTACACAGACTGGATTGTTGGTCACGTGCATGCGGGTGCATTGGGCTGGAATGGTTTCTTAAGCTTCGGGATGATTTACTATCTAGTGCCGCGCCTTTGGAATACAGAACTTTACTCTAAAAAACTTTTAGAAAATCACTTCTGGATTGGGCTTGTGGGTGTGATCCTTTATTACATCTCAATGGTCGTCGCAGGGATCACTCAAGGTCTTATGTGGCTTGCTGTAGATGGCCAAGGAAACCTTGTCTACCCAGACTTTATTGAAACTGTCGTTCGTATCATTCCACTATACTGGGTTCGCGCCATCGGTGGATTGTTATTTGTAGTTGGTTTTATCTTGATGTGTTGGAACATCTTTAAAACTATTCAACTTGCTCCTAAAAAGGTTGAACAAAAACCAGTAGTGGTTGAACGCACTGGTTACGGCGAAATTTATAATGCGGCCCACAGAAAATTAGAAGGAATGGGACTGACTTTCTCGGTTCTAACTTTCCTAGCGATCGCTGTGGGATCGTTTATTGAAATTTACCCGACCTTGTCATTGCATAAATATGTTGAGCCAAATAGTTTTGTTGAGCCGTACACTCCGCTAGAACTTGCTGGTCGTGATCTTTATATCAAAGAAGGCTGTTACGTCTGTCACTCGCAACAAATCAGACCTATCGCTTCTGAGGTTCTTCGCTATGGGCCGGCGTCAACTGTGGCTGAATCTATGTATGATCGCCCATTTCAATGGGGATCAAAAAGAACAGGTCCTGATCTAGCAAGATTAGGAAAACGTTATCCTAATCTATGGCACTACAATCACATGGTGGATCCTCGCGCCGTAACTCCGAAAAGTATTATGCCAAGCTACCCATGGCTTGTTGACAAGAACACAGACTTCCTAGTTCTTCGTAAAAAACTTTCTGTGATGGAACAACTGGGTGTTCCTTACGCTCAGGATGTGATTGCAAATGCTGACATCCACGCGCAAAAACAAGCCCAAGAAATTGCTGCGGATCTTGAAGCCAATGGCGCACCGAAAGGCCTAGCTAAAAAAGAAATCGTAGCCTTGATCGCTTACCTTCAAGCACTTGGTCAGAAAGGGAAAAACTAA
- a CDS encoding sulfite exporter TauE/SafE family protein, which translates to MNTSLILALGIISSSFIGSWHCAGMCGPIASLMSTRKTLWSYHLGRMISYIVLGVMAGFFGNIFLKSQFVELRWISAILLSGFLFVSGTALLFPKLQIYLSQFSVSHFALKLIKKLQAFHLKRSGVVVGLLTALLPCGWLYTYVMAAVATQSPESGGLTMLLFWLGGLPVLCTVPLMVRSTINSAGLNQKRIAGGILIAASIYSLISFFYLH; encoded by the coding sequence ATGAATACAAGCCTGATTCTAGCACTTGGAATTATCAGTTCTAGCTTTATCGGAAGCTGGCACTGCGCTGGGATGTGTGGGCCGATCGCTTCATTGATGAGCACACGAAAAACCTTATGGTCTTATCATCTGGGCCGAATGATTTCCTATATTGTGCTAGGGGTGATGGCAGGATTTTTTGGCAATATCTTTTTAAAAAGCCAATTCGTAGAGCTACGTTGGATTTCGGCAATTTTACTATCTGGATTCTTATTTGTTAGCGGCACCGCCCTTTTATTTCCCAAACTGCAAATCTATCTTTCCCAATTCAGTGTCAGCCACTTTGCATTGAAATTGATTAAAAAGCTTCAAGCCTTTCATCTGAAGCGTTCCGGTGTTGTCGTAGGGCTTCTGACTGCGTTACTCCCTTGTGGTTGGCTGTACACTTACGTGATGGCGGCGGTTGCAACCCAAAGCCCCGAATCTGGGGGATTGACGATGTTGTTATTCTGGCTGGGTGGACTTCCCGTTTTATGCACGGTTCCTTTGATGGTGCGCTCAACTATTAACTCTGCAGGGTTGAATCAAAAAAGAATCGCTGGTGGCATTCTTATCGCAGCTTCAATTTATTCTTTGATTAGTTTTTTCTATCTTCATTAA
- the ccoS gene encoding cbb3-type cytochrome oxidase assembly protein CcoS: MLMIPMALVLGLGFVGAFMWATSKGQFDDLETPAHRILNDDSERKHS; the protein is encoded by the coding sequence ATGCTGATGATTCCGATGGCTCTTGTTCTAGGACTTGGATTTGTGGGTGCTTTTATGTGGGCCACGTCCAAGGGACAATTTGATGACCTAGAAACCCCTGCGCACCGAATTTTGAATGATGATAGCGAAAGGAAACACTCGTGA
- a CDS encoding Crp/Fnr family transcriptional regulator has product MISKKDCAPNFDPHSCRNCESRDESLLCSIPEVMEQIENIKMRSSFKAGQIIFTAGSNPMGLFTIQAGLVKLEVISANGSAHTLRIVGPGGALGYRSLFAQEPYHATAIAVEDCELCFISKTDIMNIFKSHPELAMRLISHISKDLRLAEEKWADQMDKGAPERIAEALLFLQDHFSHQNWTRREIAQWAGTTPETVIRTLANFEKEGLIDQTDGRSIRIVSKEKLRERALP; this is encoded by the coding sequence ATGATTAGTAAAAAAGATTGCGCCCCAAATTTCGATCCCCATTCTTGCCGTAACTGCGAAAGCCGCGATGAAAGCTTGCTTTGCTCTATTCCTGAAGTGATGGAACAAATTGAAAACATTAAAATGCGTTCCTCATTTAAGGCAGGTCAGATTATCTTTACTGCGGGCTCTAACCCGATGGGACTTTTTACGATTCAAGCAGGCCTAGTGAAGCTTGAAGTGATTTCTGCGAATGGTTCTGCCCATACATTGCGTATCGTAGGACCTGGTGGAGCCTTAGGCTACCGTTCCCTTTTTGCTCAAGAGCCTTATCACGCCACGGCCATTGCGGTTGAAGACTGCGAACTTTGCTTTATTTCTAAAACAGATATCATGAACATCTTCAAGTCCCATCCGGAACTAGCGATGCGTTTGATTTCCCATATTTCAAAAGACCTGCGTTTAGCAGAAGAAAAGTGGGCCGATCAAATGGACAAAGGAGCTCCCGAAAGAATTGCGGAAGCCCTTCTATTTTTACAGGATCATTTTTCACACCAGAATTGGACAAGACGCGAAATCGCTCAGTGGGCTGGAACAACTCCAGAGACTGTGATTCGCACTTTGGCCAACTTTGAAAAAGAAGGCCTGATCGATCAAACCGATGGTCGCAGCATTCGCATCGTTTCAAAAGAAAAACTACGCGAACGCGCTTTACCTTAG
- a CDS encoding cbb3-type cytochrome oxidase subunit 3, with the protein MKQEALKYFTDTHLTAMGLVIFFLFFAGVVAWVYRKHSKEIYAHLEQLPLKGGE; encoded by the coding sequence ATGAAACAAGAAGCTTTAAAATACTTCACTGACACTCACCTGACCGCCATGGGCTTAGTGATTTTCTTTCTGTTCTTTGCTGGAGTGGTGGCTTGGGTTTACCGCAAACACAGTAAAGAAATATATGCCCACCTTGAACAACTTCCATTAAAGGGAGGCGAATAA
- a CDS encoding HNH endonuclease family protein — MKTSFLVMLLVVGGINQAAANWGRNPKFDNYFTVKEQPTLRQEDVSLDPLEVIQSALESASVEELKVQIYSLLNFEFHNERYGYTNEPYNRKKHFGGWVNDPRDHDCYNTRAKVLMRDSLRPVDFASNGCTVVRGHWEDPYAGRDYTYASDIQIDHFVPLKNAYISGAYKWNQTKRCLYGNFLGNDYHLLSVLGDENQTKSDKTPEEYMPPNRAYACQYLAQWLKVKLIWTLGLTPPEKDKVIELARQNNCKSTDFEFSAQELSQQRRFMADNMDLCQ, encoded by the coding sequence ATGAAGACATCGTTTCTTGTGATGCTGTTGGTAGTAGGCGGAATCAATCAAGCTGCTGCAAATTGGGGTAGGAACCCTAAGTTTGATAACTACTTCACTGTCAAGGAGCAGCCGACGCTGCGACAAGAAGACGTTTCCTTAGATCCTTTAGAAGTGATTCAGTCCGCACTTGAAAGCGCCTCTGTTGAAGAATTGAAAGTGCAAATTTATTCCCTGCTTAATTTTGAATTTCATAACGAACGCTACGGTTACACCAACGAACCCTACAATCGTAAAAAACATTTCGGTGGTTGGGTGAATGACCCCCGTGATCATGATTGCTATAACACAAGAGCCAAAGTGTTAATGCGTGACTCTTTAAGGCCGGTGGATTTTGCTAGCAACGGTTGCACAGTGGTTCGTGGTCATTGGGAAGATCCCTATGCAGGGCGCGATTACACATACGCTAGTGATATTCAAATTGATCACTTCGTTCCTTTGAAAAACGCTTACATCAGTGGCGCCTATAAATGGAATCAAACCAAGCGTTGTCTTTATGGAAATTTTCTAGGTAACGATTATCACTTGTTATCTGTCTTGGGTGATGAAAATCAAACGAAGAGCGATAAAACGCCTGAAGAATACATGCCACCCAATCGCGCCTACGCTTGTCAGTACTTAGCGCAGTGGTTAAAAGTTAAACTGATTTGGACCCTGGGGTTAACGCCGCCAGAAAAAGATAAAGTGATAGAGCTTGCCCGTCAGAATAATTGCAAGTCGACGGACTTTGAGTTTTCTGCACAAGAATTAAGTCAGCAACGTCGCTTTATGGCTGACAATATGGATTTGTGCCAGTAA
- a CDS encoding cbb3-type cytochrome c oxidase N-terminal domain-containing protein, producing the protein MSDEKFHEYDGIIEHDNPLPTWWLWTFLLTIIFAFMYFLHYEIAGGPTLKDELKVAMAEIDKAQATAQSNVPVETEESLKAMFGKDEVLATGAEQYTAKCAACHGQELQGLVGPNLTDKFWLHGGTRMEVVKVITDGIPEKGMPPWGPVLKKPELYALAAYIFSKQGSNPAGAKAPQGQEIEGH; encoded by the coding sequence ATGAGCGACGAAAAATTCCACGAATATGACGGCATCATTGAGCACGATAATCCCCTTCCTACTTGGTGGTTATGGACCTTTCTGCTTACAATCATTTTCGCCTTCATGTACTTCCTGCACTATGAAATTGCCGGGGGCCCTACATTAAAAGATGAATTGAAAGTAGCCATGGCAGAAATCGATAAAGCCCAAGCCACTGCACAGTCTAATGTACCGGTAGAAACTGAGGAATCATTAAAAGCGATGTTCGGCAAAGACGAAGTTCTAGCCACAGGTGCTGAGCAATACACAGCAAAGTGCGCTGCTTGTCATGGTCAAGAACTGCAAGGTCTTGTTGGTCCAAATTTAACGGATAAATTCTGGCTTCATGGTGGAACTCGCATGGAAGTTGTTAAAGTAATTACTGACGGTATTCCTGAAAAAGGAATGCCGCCGTGGGGACCGGTTCTTAAAAAACCCGAACTCTATGCTTTAGCTGCGTATATTTTCTCTAAACAAGGAAGCAATCCTGCCGGAGCAAAAGCCCCACAAGGACAGGAAATAGAAGGTCACTAA
- the ccoG gene encoding cytochrome c oxidase accessory protein CcoG translates to MNAPLDPTKLTSVDHNGDRVHLIPAEVRGFFRRHRNWSQAVLLFIFLALPWTTINGHQTIHLNIPDREFSFFGILYRSHDAPLLFFIFATLALGLALVTTLWGRVWCGWACPQTVFIDGVFRRIEQWVEGNYIQRRALKDAPMSLEKLTKKSLKWFLFTVASSLIAHSFMAYFVGAKELAVMTQNDPAENSTYFWLVIFFTSVVLFDFGWFREQFCVIMCPYGRLQSVLLDTNSLAIVYDAKRGEPRRGALNASRMSLQSVETALNTKEQGDCVSCNRCVQVCPTGIDIRNGLQMECIACTACVDACDEIMEKVKKPKGLIRYETLGGQKQSYLKLRPIALSLLIVVLVSGLSYSVATRKSVDFTLLRGHGLPFSFVQNEKQEEVILNQFRLHITNQGSKVSQYTLSLNDPGVLSINVAENPITLQPGQSREWYFFVKAPKSVFNKDGKFQSKLRLDYFDGSENDSISKDLTILGPRL, encoded by the coding sequence ATGAACGCTCCATTAGATCCTACAAAATTAACCAGCGTCGATCACAATGGGGATAGAGTTCATCTCATCCCCGCCGAAGTGCGCGGTTTTTTTAGAAGGCATCGCAATTGGAGCCAGGCTGTTCTGCTTTTTATTTTCTTAGCGTTACCTTGGACTACCATTAACGGGCATCAAACAATTCACTTAAATATTCCAGATCGCGAGTTTTCATTTTTTGGAATTCTTTATCGTTCCCATGATGCTCCGTTGTTATTCTTTATTTTTGCGACTTTAGCTTTAGGGTTGGCCTTGGTCACCACCCTATGGGGTCGCGTATGGTGCGGCTGGGCCTGCCCGCAGACGGTATTTATTGATGGGGTCTTTCGTCGCATCGAACAGTGGGTCGAAGGAAACTATATCCAGCGTCGCGCTTTAAAAGATGCCCCCATGAGTTTAGAAAAACTCACTAAAAAATCTTTGAAATGGTTTTTATTTACGGTCGCTTCATCACTGATTGCCCATAGTTTCATGGCGTACTTCGTGGGCGCCAAAGAATTGGCAGTGATGACTCAAAACGACCCTGCTGAAAATTCCACATACTTCTGGTTGGTCATTTTCTTTACCTCTGTGGTTCTTTTTGATTTCGGTTGGTTCCGAGAACAGTTTTGCGTGATCATGTGCCCTTATGGGCGGTTGCAGTCAGTTCTGCTTGATACAAATTCTTTAGCGATCGTGTATGATGCAAAACGCGGTGAACCACGCCGAGGTGCCTTAAACGCCTCACGCATGTCTTTACAATCCGTTGAAACTGCCTTGAATACTAAAGAGCAAGGTGATTGTGTTTCCTGCAATCGTTGTGTACAAGTCTGCCCGACCGGAATTGATATTCGCAATGGTTTACAGATGGAGTGCATCGCATGTACTGCTTGTGTGGATGCTTGCGATGAAATCATGGAAAAAGTAAAAAAACCTAAAGGCCTTATCCGTTATGAAACTTTAGGTGGTCAAAAACAAAGTTATTTAAAATTAAGACCTATCGCTTTATCCTTATTGATCGTGGTATTAGTTTCTGGCTTAAGTTATTCAGTGGCGACCCGCAAATCGGTTGATTTCACTTTGTTGCGTGGGCACGGTCTGCCATTTAGTTTTGTGCAAAATGAAAAACAAGAAGAAGTGATCTTAAATCAGTTCCGTCTGCATATTACAAACCAAGGCTCGAAAGTTTCTCAGTATACTTTAAGTTTAAATGATCCCGGTGTTCTATCCATTAACGTCGCTGAAAATCCAATCACCTTGCAACCAGGTCAATCGCGCGAATGGTATTTCTTTGTTAAAGCTCCAAAAAGTGTCTTTAACAAAGATGGGAAATTTCAAAGTAAGCTTAGACTTGATTACTTCGATGGTTCTGAAAATGATTCCATTTCTAAAGATCTAACCATCCTAGGACCACGGTTATGA